The following coding sequences are from one Chiloscyllium punctatum isolate Juve2018m chromosome 48, sChiPun1.3, whole genome shotgun sequence window:
- the LOC140468787 gene encoding zona pellucida sperm-binding protein 3-like, whose product MSDVGSVSPLQTVMVQCGEHNLLVRAQLDLFGTRHLIKAADLTLGTAGCQPTRVFPENQTVLFDYGLHECGSRLQMTEDFLVYTTHLTHVPNYPGSVIVRTNGAVVPIECRYLRRGNVSSDPIRPTWIPFSSTRSGEGHLSFSLRLMNGDWLTERTSTDYSLGDPIHIEASVSLANHVPLKLYIDRCVATLSPDKDSTPRYSIIDYNGCLLDSKAEDSFSTFVSPRDGREPDKLWFDLDAFRFYGDERSLMFITCHLRVAAVDQGDSRNKACTFQKLQNIWTPLEESDSDICACCHVGNCGSTREIVIPFRGRRDLGPEAGRTLPSRCWDLPSPPSCSPPLTVMFDLVESEAGLEGEASLGPLIILDTELTNVVTQPLTEGDRRMLEKYPRGVESELVVMVVLTVAAVCLISASLLALFLYRRHKQTPINC is encoded by the exons ATGTCTGATGTTGGGAGTGTGTCCCCACTACAGACTGTGATGGTGCAGTGTGGAGAGCACAACCTGCTGGTCAGGGCCCAGCTGGATTTATTTGGAACCAGGCACCTGATTAAAGCTGCTGACCTGACCCTGGGGACAGCAGGTTGTCAGCCAACCAGGGTCTTCCCtgagaaccagactgttctcttTGACTATGGGCTGCATGAGTGTGGCAGCAGATTGCAG ATGACTGAAGACTTCCTGGTCTACACCACCCACCTGACCCACGTCCCAAACTATCCTGGATCTGTCATTGTGAGAACCAATGGTGCTGTTGTTCCCATTGAATGTCGTTATTTGAG GAGGGGCAATGTGAGCAGCGATCCCATCAGGCCCACCTGGATCCCATTCAGCTCCACCAGGTCTGGAGAAGGGCATCtgtcattctccctgcgtctaatGAATG GTGACTGGCTGACAGAGCGCACTTCCACTGACTACTCCCTGGGAGATCCCATTCACATTGAGGCATCGGTTTCACTGGCCAACCATGTGCCCCTGAAGCTGTACATTGATCGCTGTGTAGCTACACTGAGCCCAGACAAGGACTCCACCCCGAGATACAGCATCATTGACTACAATGG TTGTCTCCTGGACAGCAAAGCTGAGGACTCCTTTTCAACCTTTGTGTCGCCCAGAGACGGGCGGGAGCCGGACAAGCTCTGGTTTGACCTGGATGCCTTCCGTTTCTATGGAGATGAGCGATCCTTG ATGTTCATCACCTGTCACCTGAGAGTTGCTGCAGTGGATCAGGGAGATTCCAGGAATAAAGCTTGTACTTTCCAGAAGCTGCAGAATAT TTGGACCCCATTGGAGGAGTCAGACAGTGACATTTGTGCCTGTTGCCATGTGGGGAATTGTGGGAGCACAAGGGAGATCGTGATCCCTTTCAGAGGAAGGAGAGACCTTGGCCCTGAAGCTGGTAGGACATTGCCCTCTAGATGCTGggatctcccctcacccccatcttGTTCCCCTCCCTTGACTGTGATGTTTGATCTTGTAGAGAGTGAAGCTGGATTGGAGGGGGAGGCCTCACTTGGCCCCCTGATCATTCTGGATACTGAGCTGACCAACGTGGTAACTCAGCCCCTGACTGAGGGTGACAGAAGGATGCTGGAGAAGTATCCCAGGG GTGTGGAGTCAGAGCTGGTTGTGATGGTGGTCCTGACTGTGGCTGCTGTCTGTCTGATCTCTGCATCATTGCTGGCCTTGTTCCTGTACAGGAGACACAAGCAAACACCCATCAACTGTTGA